One segment of Solanum lycopersicum chromosome 1, SLM_r2.1 DNA contains the following:
- the SIP2-1 gene encoding probable aquaporin SIP2-1, with translation MGVSRRSLVISDFIMSFMWVWSSVLIKMFVHKILGYGAHDLKGEILKHAISVINMFLFALLTKATKGGAYNPLTILSGAISGDLTNFIFTVAARIPSQVFGSITGVRFIIAAFPNIGRGPVLSIDIHRGALTEGILTFAIVSISLGLSRRSRASTFMKTWISSLSKLTLHILGSDLTGGCMNPASVMGWAYARGDHITKEHIHVYWLAPIQATLLAVWTFNLLVSPSKDKEAKKTEKKSE, from the exons ATGGGGGTAAGCAGGAGAAGCCTTGTGATTTCAGATTTCATCATGTCTTTCATGTGGGTTTGGTCAAGTGTGCTTATTAAGATGTTTGTTCATAAAATCTTGGGTTATGGGGCTCATGATCTCAAAGGTGAAATCCTCAAACATGCTATTTCTGTCatcaatatgtttttatttgcCTTGTTGACTAAAGCTACCAAAGGTGGGGCATACAACCCTCTCACTATATTATCTGGTGCCATCTCCGGGGATCTCACCAATTTCATCTTCACTGTTGCTGCTAGAATTCCTTCTCAG GTCTTTGGTTCAATTACTGGGGTTAGATTCATCATTGCGGCATTTCCAAACATAGGACGTGGACCTGTTTTGAGCATTGACATTCATCGAGGTGCATTGACAGAAGGAATTTTGACATTTGCAATTGTTAGCATTTCACTTGGACTTTCCAGAAGAAGTCGAGCGAGTACTTTCATGAAGACATGGATATCCAGTCTATCCAAACTGACTCTTCACATTCTTGGTTCTGATCTAACAGGGGGATGCATGAATCCAGCTTCT gTGATGGGGTGGGCTTATGCGCGGGGTGATCATATTACTAAGGAGCATATACATGTTTATTGGCTTGCTCCAATTCAAGCAACTTTGTTGGCTGTTTGGACTTTCAATTTGCTAGTTTCCCCATCAAAGGACAAAGAAGCAAAGAAGACGGAGAAAAAGTCAGAATGA